The Acidobacteriota bacterium DNA segment TCCTTTTGACTCCGAAGAGAGAGGACCCACCAGGAAGCGGAGGCATTTGATGATGGTGTCCCTCATCTGGCTCCTCTCCACGATGAAGTCGAGCATGCCATGCTCCAGGAGGAATTCTGAGCGCTGGAATCCTTCCGGAAGCTTCTGACGGATAGTCTGCTCGATTACCCTTGGTCCGGCAAAACCTATCAGCGCCTTCGGTTCTGCAATATTGAGGTCGCCAAGCATTGCATAGGATGCCGTGACCCCTCCCGTCGTCGGGTCGGTCAGGATCGAGATAAAGGGTGTCTTTTCCTCATCCAGTCTTGCAAGGGCAGCACTGATCTTGGCCATCTGCATGAGCGAGAGGACCCCTTCCTGCATCCGTGCTCCACCCGAACAGGATATTATTATCAACGGGATTCTCTCTTCGAGCGCCCGTTCAATCGCTTTAGTAACCATCTCTCCGACGACCGATCCCATGCTCCCCCCCATAAACCCGTACTCCATGGCGCAGATGATCACAAGATAGCCCCCGATCCTCCCGCGAGAGGTAATGATGGCATCGTTCAGGCTGGTCCTTTCCTTGTATTCA contains these protein-coding regions:
- the accD gene encoding acetyl-CoA carboxylase, carboxyltransferase subunit beta, with the translated sequence MVWFKKEKKQKAPVEEKRLKVPEGLWIKCENCKEIVYKKEVIRNSNVCPKCNYHFRISARERLESLYDDGAYEEFDQNISPVDPLDFVDTKSYKDRLAEYKERTSLNDAIITSRGRIGGYLVIICAMEYGFMGGSMGSVVGEMVTKAIERALEERIPLIIISCSGGARMQEGVLSLMQMAKISAALARLDEEKTPFISILTDPTTGGVTASYAMLGDLNIAEPKALIGFAGPRVIEQTIRQKLPEGFQRSEFLLEHGMLDFIVERSQMRDTIIKCLRFLVGPLSSESKG